Genomic window (Acuticoccus sp. I52.16.1):
CCCCGCAGGCCGCGCGGCCCCTCGCCCGCTGCCCGCAGGCGCGACAGCGTCAGGCCGAGCGACGTCACCAGCATCGTCCCCGAGGCCAGCATCGGGAAGACCCCCGGCCCCGAGGCCGACGAGAAGCCCGAGATCGCGAACGAGCGCCACAGCGCCGCGGCCGAGAAGACCGTCAGCGCCAGGAGGAACCAGCGCTCGCCCGGCCGCACGAGGGGCCTTTCGTGCGCGGTCCTCTCGGCGGGGGAGGGGGTGGGGCTGGGCTCGGTCATGCGGGACGGCCTTTTCGGCTGGGACGGCCGCGAGGGCTCGGGACTCACCGAGGAACAGGCGAAAGGCACCGCCGTGCCGTGGTGCCGAAACGGGACCGCCTCGGGTCGGGGTATGAGCGGAAAGGATGGAGAGGAGGGGCGAGCGGGCGCGCCTCCCCTCCGTTCCGTTACGGGCGCGCGATGCCCAGCGTCTCCGGGTCGACCTTCGCCGCGCCCGTGTCCTTCAGCGCGTAGGCCGTCACCTTCTGCCACTGGTCGAGGAACTGCCGCGCCTCATCGCCCGAGATCGACATCACCACGTTGCCGCGGTTCTCCATCAGCGTCTGGAAGTCGGCGTCCTCGGCGGCGGTGGCGAACGCCTCGGTGAGCGTCGCGACGACGTCGTCCGGCGTCCCGTTCTTCACGAAGACGCCGTAGAACGGGCCCCACGGCAGGTAGGTCGCCATGTCGGGCAGCGCGTCGGTGATCGCCGGCACGCCCTCGAGCTGGTCGACCGGCGCGGTGTCGACCACGGCGAGCGCCCGCATCTTGCCCGCCTTGATCTGCTCGGCCGCCGCCGAGATGCCCGACGGCATGAAGTCGACCTCGCCGCCCAGCATCGCCGTCAGCCCCGGCCCCTCGCCGTCGAACGGAATGGCCGTGACCTCGAAGTCGGCCGCGTTGGCGATCAGCGCGCCGACCGTGGACGGGAGCCCGCCCGGCCCGGTCGAGCCCATCTTCACCTCGCCCGGACGCGCCGCGATGTCCTGAAGCAGCGCCTCCATGGTGTCGTAGTCCGACCCCTCCGGCACCACGATCACCGCCACGCCCCGGCCCAGGATGTTGATCGGCGTGAAGTGCGAATAGTCGAGCGGGGACACGCCCATGACCGGGTGCAGCTGCGGGTTCTCCGCGCCGTAGAGGAAGGTGTAGCCG
Coding sequences:
- a CDS encoding tripartite tricarboxylate transporter TctB family protein translates to MTEPSPTPSPAERTAHERPLVRPGERWFLLALTVFSAAALWRSFAISGFSSASGPGVFPMLASGTMLVTSLGLTLSRLRAAGEGPRGLRGLAFVLAPRTALFLVLMLGFVVLIPRLGFMVAAGAFLLAAISLNWRRGGWARRLLASASVTGVTLALVWLVFRLAFQVVLPTGTLWRTVF
- a CDS encoding tripartite tricarboxylate transporter substrate binding protein, whose product is MIKITGALALSMALGLSGAAMAQDFPERELLGVVMWGAGGATDTVARAVNPAAEEALGKPIVVLNKSGGAGAISTAYVNAAPADGYTFLYGAENPQLHPVMGVSPLDYSHFTPINILGRGVAVIVVPEGSDYDTMEALLQDIAARPGEVKMGSTGPGGLPSTVGALIANAADFEVTAIPFDGEGPGLTAMLGGEVDFMPSGISAAAEQIKAGKMRALAVVDTAPVDQLEGVPAITDALPDMATYLPWGPFYGVFVKNGTPDDVVATLTEAFATAAEDADFQTLMENRGNVVMSISGDEARQFLDQWQKVTAYALKDTGAAKVDPETLGIARP